Proteins encoded by one window of Phytohabitans houttuyneae:
- a CDS encoding thioesterase domain-containing protein: MGVVLPIRAQGSQPAFFCIHPAGGLSWCYMPLARFVPDDIPLYGLQATGLDGDGTMAASVQEMAIAYAEKIREIQPEGPYHLLGWSFGGVPAHEVAVQLQALGGEVGALVIMDTYPSDRPKEGERPELEPVEEVEDRPLRGGDEDLRNMMLRLREDLGDMFGGASDEELLRLAKVYRNNQTLRMEHEPSVFTGDVLLLAAGVDRKEKVAGGHLWEPYVTGSVTEVSLPCKHSDMVLPEMLGQVWSEISAWLDAKK; this comes from the coding sequence ATGGGGGTCGTGCTGCCGATCCGGGCCCAGGGCAGCCAGCCGGCGTTCTTCTGCATCCACCCGGCCGGTGGCCTGAGCTGGTGCTACATGCCGCTGGCCAGGTTCGTACCGGACGACATCCCGCTCTACGGGCTGCAGGCCACCGGCCTCGACGGCGACGGCACCATGGCCGCGTCGGTCCAGGAGATGGCGATCGCGTACGCCGAGAAGATCCGCGAGATCCAGCCGGAAGGGCCGTACCACCTGCTCGGCTGGTCCTTCGGCGGCGTGCCGGCCCACGAGGTCGCCGTGCAGCTCCAGGCCCTCGGCGGCGAGGTCGGCGCGCTGGTCATCATGGACACCTACCCGAGCGACCGGCCCAAGGAAGGCGAGCGGCCCGAGCTGGAACCGGTCGAGGAGGTCGAGGACCGCCCGCTCCGCGGCGGCGACGAGGACCTGCGCAACATGATGCTGCGGCTGCGGGAAGACCTCGGCGACATGTTCGGTGGCGCCTCGGACGAGGAACTGCTGCGCCTCGCCAAGGTGTACCGCAACAACCAGACGCTCAGGATGGAGCACGAGCCCAGCGTCTTCACCGGTGATGTGCTGCTGCTCGCCGCGGGCGTCGACCGCAAGGAGAAGGTGGCCGGCGGTCACCTCTGGGAGCCCTACGTGACCGGCAGCGTCACCGAGGTCAGCCTGCCCTGCAAGCACTCGGACATGGTGCTTCCGGAGATGCTGGGCCAGGTGTGGAGCGAGATCTCGGCCTGGCTGGACGCCAAGAAGTAG